CGAGGATGACAAACTCGTTCTCGATGCTCCAAAATAAACATCATTTAACGTCTACTGAATCAGTCTACAACTCCGGACTCATACAGAGAGAGATTTTGATTATGGATGAGCCGAGAACTACATTCGAGCCGACCGAAGATGAAGCGATTACCCGCGCCATTATCGAAGCGCGCTCCCAGGCTGCCGCGGGTCAAACCATTCCCCTGCGCGATGTCGCAGACTGGCTCGACAGTTGGGGCACACCCAACGAACGGCCAGCCCCATCGCTGCAGTAGACCGCACATCAGCCACGCCTTTTCCACGCCCCCTTACCGTCGACCACCATTCATGATAGGACTATAAGCCTCAACCACCCGAGGAGTGTCCTGCATGCATCGCCCTTGGTGCCACGGCCCTTGCGCCCATCCTCCCGCGCCCCCGCCGGATGGAACAGTGAACAGCCCCCGGAAAACCGTTCCAACCTGTTCCAAACGTTCCATCCGACCGCCGCTAGCCGGCTCCAACGCCCCGGATGGAACAGTGAACAGTCCGCCGAAACCTGTTCCACGCTGTTCCACCCACCCACCTCCGCCCCGAAAACGAAACGGCCCCCTTCCCTTGCGGACAGAGGGCCGAAGTCGTTTCAGTCACCCGAACCGGCTCAGTCGCGCTTGACCGTGTCGCTGTTCAGCGGTATTTGCTCACCTGGCTGGCTGAGCGCGTGACGCCGGCTCGAGCCGGCTCGGGGTTGCGCGCATTGGGGGTGGGGTGACGATCCGGTGTTGCGTCGTGGGGGTATTTGCTCACCTGGCTGGCTGAGCGCGTGACGCCGGCTCGAGCCGGCTCGGGGTTGCGCGCATTGGGGGTGGGGTGACGATCCGGTGTTGCGTCGTGGGGGGCTGACGTGAGTCAAAGGCGGGATGACAGTTCCGCCGCGTTATCGCCTGAGCGACGCCGAGAAGGACGCCCTGCTAATCGAGCAGGCGGCGCTGATCGAGCGCATGGCCGCACGGATTGCCGAACTGGAAGCCTTGGTCGGCAAGCCGAAGAAGACCTCGGCGAACTCGCACATCCCGCCGTCCCAGGATGGCCCCGGGGGCAAGACCGGCAAGGCGAAGCGGGGGCGCAAACCGCGGCCGTCCCGTCCCGGTGTCGCGCGGCCGCTCACGCCCGACCCTGATCGCACCGAGCGCCGTCTCGCCGAGGAATGCCCGCATTGCCAAACGGCGCTGTTGGCAGCGGGACAGCGCTGCCGGCATCGCTACGACCACATTGACCTGCCCGAAGTCCGCCCGGTGGTGACGCGGGTGGAGCTGTTCGGCGGCCGCTGCGGTTCGTGTGGACGGCGCTATCGGGCTGAACCGCCCGCCGCCATGCCGCCGGGAACGCCCTTCGGCCCAGGGATCCGCTCGCTGCTGGCCTACCTGCATCACAGCCATCATGTCGGCTTCGAGCGGCTGTCGCGCCTGCTGAAGGAGGTGTTTGGGCTGAGCATCTCCGAAGGCGCCATCGCCAATGCCTTCCGCCGCATGGGGTCGGCGTTCGATACTGCCTGCGCGGCGATCAAGACCAAGCTCCTGACCGCTCCCGTCATCGCCTCGGACGAAACCACAACCCGGGTTGACGGCGTGACCCACTGGCAGTGGGTGTTCCAGTCCGATGAGGCTGTGCTGCACACCATTGCCCCCAGCCGGGGACGGGCGGTCGCCGCCGACATTCTGGGGGATCATCGACCCGAGGTGTGGGTCTCTGACCGCTACGCCGGCCAGCAGGAGCTGGGGCAAGTTCATCAGGTCTGCCTGGCCCATGTCTTACGCGACGTTCAGTACGCCATCGACTGCGGCGACAGCGTGGTGGCGCCGAAACTCCGGGATCATCTGCGCTGGGCCATCCGTGTCGGCAAGCGAAGACCGGAGTTGAAGGACAGCACGCTCGCCGCTTACGCCGCCAAGGCCGAGCGCCGCCTCGATGCGCTGCTCGGTGTCCCCGCTGCCCATCCGGCTGGCCGCGAACTGCAGCGCCAGATCAAGGCGTGGCGCGGCAAGTTCTTTGTCTTTCTCAGCGACCGCCGCGTGCCACCGACCAACAACGTCAGTGAGCAGGAAATCCGCCCGTCCGTGATCTTCCGCAAGGTGACGAACGGCTTCCGCTCCGACTGGGGGCCGGGCATCCACGCAGGCTATCGTTCCGTCACCGGAACCGCGCGCCGCCAAGGCCAGTCCGCCTGGACCGCCATCCGCAACCTCATCGACGGCACCTTCGTCGTCGCTTAAAGGCTCAGCTGCCGCCAGCCAGGTGAGCAAACACTCGTGGGGGGCTGACGTGAGTCAAAGGCGGGATGACAGTTCCGCCGCGTTATCGCCTGAGCGACGCCGAGAAGGACGCCCTGCTAATCGAGCAGGCGGCGCTGATCGAGCGCATGGCCGCACGGATTGCCGAACTGGAAGCCTTGGTCGGCAAGCCGAAGAAGACCTCGGCGAACTCGCACATCCCGCCGTCCCAGGATGGCCCCGGGGGCAAGACCGGCAAGGCGAAGCGGGGGCGCAAACCGCGGCCGTCCCGTCCCGGTGTCGCGCGGCCGCTCACGCCCGACCCTGATCGCACCGAGCGCCGTCTCGCCGAGGAATGCCCGCATTGCCAAACGGCGCTGTTGGCAGCGGGACAGCGCTGCCGGCATCGCTACGACCACATTGACCTGCCCGAAGTCCGCCCGGTGGTGACGCGGGTGGAGCTGTTCGGCGGCCGCTGCGGTTCGTGTGGACGGCGCTATCGGGCTGAACCGCCCGCCGCCATGCCGCCGGGAACGCCCTTCGGCCCAGGGATCCGCTCGCTGCTGGCCTACCTGCATCACAGCCATCATGTCGGCTTCGAGCGGCTGTCGCGCCTGCTGAAGGAGGTGTTTGGGCTGAGCATCTCCGAAGGCGCCATCGCCAATGCCTTCCGCCGCATGGGGTCGGCGTTCGATACTGCCTGCGCGGCGATCAAGACCAAGCTCCTGACCGCTCCCGTCATCGCCTCGGACGAAACCACAACCCGGGTTGACGGCGTGACCCACTGGCAGTGGGTGTTCCAGTCCGATGAGGCTGTGCTGCACACCATTGCCCCCAGCCGGGGACGGGCGGTCGCCGCCGACATTCTGGGGGATCATCGACCCGAGGTGTGGGTCTCTGACCGCTACGCCGGCCAGCAGGAGCTGGGGCAAGTTCATCAGGTCTGCCTGGCCCATGTCTTACGCGACGTTCAGTACGCCATCGACTGCGGCGACAGCGTGGTGGCGCCGAAACTCCGGGATCATCTGCGCTGGGCCATCCGTGTCGGCAAGCGAAGACCGGAGTTGAAGGACAGCACGCTCGCCGCTTACGCCGCCAAGGCCGAGCGCCGCCTCGATGCGCTGCTCGGTGTCCCCGCTGCCCATCCGGCTGGCCGCGAACTGCAGCGCCAGATCAAGGCGTGGCGCGGCAAGTTCTTTGTCTTTCTCAGCGACCGCCGCGTGCCACCGACCAACAACGTCAGTGAGCAGGAAATCCGCCCGTCCGTGATCTTCCGCAAGGTGACGAACGGCTTCCGCTCCGACTGGGGGCCGGGCATCCACGCAGGCTATCGTTCCGTCACCGGAACCGCGCGCCGCCAAGGCCAGTCCGCCTGGACCGCCATCCGCAACCTCATCGACGGCACCTTCGTCGTCGCTTAAAGGCTCAGCTGCCGCCAGCCAGGTGAGCAAACACGTTCAGCGCGGCCTGGGCGGCGGCGAGGCGGGCGATCGGCACGCGGTAGGGCGAGCAGGAGACATAGGTCAGCCCGCCCCTCTCGCAGACGGAGATCTCCACCACTTCACCGACGCCACTCGCCAGCCTTCGAACAATAGGCTCCGCGCTATATCTCCATTGCCGGAAAATAGCCCGAAGCCTATATTTCCGCCGATGCACACCGTTCTCTTCCACACCGCGTTCGCGGCCGAATTCCGGGCTCTGCCGCGAGCCGTGCGGATAGACCTCGCCGCCGCGGCCAAGGTGCTTGGGGAGCGTGGCCCGGCGCTCGGCCGGCCCCATGTCGATACATTGAACGGTTCCCGGCATGCGAACATGAAGGAGTTGCGGTTCAAATCGAATGGCGGGGTGTGGCGCGTCGCCTTTGCCTTCGACCCGACGCGCAACGCCGTCGTGCTGGTTGCCGGCGACAAGAGCGGGGTTTCGGAAAAGCGGTTCTACGCCTCGCTGATCGCCACCGCCGACAGCCGCTATGACGACCATCTCTCCGACCTGAAAGGAGCAAAGCCATGACGGCGACGATCCCGTTCGACCAGATCCTCTCTGAGATGACCGACGACGAGCGCGCCGCGGTGGATGCACGGGCCGCCGGGATGCTGGCCGAGATCGACGGATTGGCGGAGCTGCGCCGGCTGGCGGAACTGACCCAGGGTCAGGTTGCCGAAACCCTGAACGTGAAGCAGCCGACCGTCCACCAGATCGAGAAGCGGGCCGACCTGTATCTGTCCACCCTGCGGCGCTTCGTGGAAGCCGCGGGCGGGGAGTTGGAATTGCGGGTTTCCCTTCCGGGAAAAGGGGCGTTCAAGCTGACGGGCATCGGCGAGTTGACCTCCGGCTCCCGGCGCTGAGTCGTCTACGGTGCCTCGCCGGATGGAACAATGAACAGTCTTCCGAAACCTGTTCCACGCTGTTCCACCCACCCAACTCCGCCGCCAAAACGAAACGGCCCCCTTCCCTTGCGGGAAGAGGGCCGAAATCGTTTCAGCTACCCGAACCGGCTCAGTCGCGCTTGACCGTGTCGCTGTTCAGCGCGGCCTGGGCGGCGGCGAGGCGGGCGATCGGCACGCGGTAGGGCGAGCAGGAGACATAGGTCAGCCCGATCTTTTCGCAGAAGGAGATCGAGGCCGGGTCGCCGCCATGCTCGCCGCAGATGCCGAGCTTGATGTCCGGACGGACCTTGCGGCCGCGCTCGGTGGCGATCTCCACCAGTTCGCCGACGCCGGTGACGTCCAGCGACTGGAACGGATCCTGCTCCAGGATGCCCTGGCGCTGGTACTCCGGCAGGAAGCTGCCGGCGTCGTCGCGCGACAGGCCCAGCGTGGTCTGGGTCAGGTCGTTGGTGCCGTAGCTGAAGAACTCGGCCGATTCGGCGATCTCGCCGGCCTTCAGGGCCGCGCGCGGGATCTCGATCATCGTGCCGGTCAGATACTCCACCGTCACGCCGGTCTCGGCCTTCACCTGCTCGGCGGCGCGGTCGATCACCGCCTTGAGGATGTCGAACTCCTTCTTCGTGATGATCAGCGGGATCATCACCTCGGGAATGACGGCCTCGCCGGTGGTCTTGGCGACCTCGGCTGCGGCGGCGAAGATGGCGCGGGCCTGCATCTCGTAGATCTCGGGGTACGAGATGCCCAGACGGCAGCCGCGATGGCCCAACATCGGGTTCGCTTCATGCAGCTGGATGGTGCGGTGGCGAACCCGCAGCGGATCGGTGCCGGTGGCCTGGGCGACCTCCGCCATGTCCTCTTCGGTGTTCGGCAGGAACTCGTGCAGCGGCGGGTCGAGCAGGCGGATCGTCACCGGCAGGCCGGTCATGATCGTGAACAGATCGACGAAGTCCTTCTTCTGGAAGGGCTCCAGCTTGGCGAGCGCCTTGCGGCGGCCGGCCTCGTCCTCCGCCAGGATCATCTCGCGGACGGCCAGGATGCGCTCCGGGTCGAAGAACATGTGCTCGGTGCGCGACAGGCCGATGCCCTCGGCGCCGAACTTCCGCGCGGTGCGGGCGTCCAGCGGGGTTTCGGCGTTGGCGCGGATCTTCATCCGGCGGATGCTGTCGGCCCAGCCCATCAGGGTGGCGAAGTCGCCCGACAGTTCCGGCTGGATCGTCGGCACCTCGCCCAGCATCACCTCGCCGGTGGAGCCGTCGATGGTGACGATGTCGCCTTCCTTCACGGTGACGCCGCGGACGGCCATCTGCTTGGTCTTGTAGTCGATGCGCAGGTCGCCGGCGCCCGACACGCAGGCACGGCCCATGCCGCGGGCAACCACCGCCGCGTGGCTGGTCATGCCGCCGCGGCTGGTCAGGATGCCGCGGGCGGCGTGCATGCCGTGGATGTCCTCAGGCGAGGTCTCGATGCGGCAGAGGATCACCGACTCGCCCTTGCCGGCCATCTGCTCGGCCTCGTCGGCGGTGAACACCACCTTGCCCGACGCGGCGCCGGGGGAGGCCGGCAGGCCCTTGGCGATCACCTTGCGGTCGGCCTTGGGGTCCAGCGTCGGGTGCAGCAGCTGGTCGAGCGAGGCCGGATCGATGCGGCGGACCGCCTCGTTCTGGTCGATGACGCCCTCGTTCGCCAGATCGACGGCGATCTTCAGCGCGGCCGGGGCGGTGCGCTTGCCGTTGCGGGTCTGCAGCATGAACAGCTTGTTCTGCTGGACCGTGAACTCGATGTCCTGCATGTCGCGGTAGTGCTTTTCCAGCTTGAGGCGGACCTCGTTCAGCTGGTTGAACACCTCCGGCATCACCTCTTCCATGGCGGGGAGGTCGGACTTATTGGCAATCTTGCCGGCGACGGTCAGGTGCTGCGGCGTGCGGATGCCGGCGACCACGTCCTCGCCCTGGGCGTTGACCAGATACTCGCCGTAGAAGGCGTTCTCGCCGGTCGACGGGTTGCGGGTGAAGGCCACGCCGGTGGCGCAGTCGTTGCCCATGTTGCCGAAGACCATGCACTGCACGTTGACCGCGGTGCCCCAATCGGCCGGGATGTCGTGCAGCTTGCGGTAGGTGATGGCGCGGGCGTTCATCCAGGAGCCGAAGACGGCGCCGATGGCGCCCCACAGCTGCTCCTGCACATCCTGCGGGAAGGGCCGGCCCAGCTCGCGCTCGACCGCCTTCTTGTAGTCCTCGATCACCGCCTGCCAATCCTCGGCCGACAGGTCGGTGTCGAGGTTGTAGGACTTGTCGCGCTTGTGGTTGTCGAGGATGTCCTCGAAATGGTGATGCTCAACGTCGAGCACGACGTTGGAGTACATCTGGATGAAGCGGCGATAGCTGTCGTAGGCGAAGCGGCCGTCGCCCGACCGCTTGGCGAGACCGGCCGCGGTCGCGTCGTTCAGGCCCAGGTTCAGGACGGTGTCCATCATGCCCGGCATCGACGCGCGGGCGCCGGAGCGGACCGACACCAGCAGCGGGTTGACCGGATCGCCGAACCTGGCGTCCATCGCCTGTTCCAGCCGCGCGATGGCGGCGTTCACCTGCGCCGTCAGCTCCGGCGGATAGGAGCGGCCGTTGGCGTAGAAATAGGTGCACAGCTCGGTGGTGATCGTGAAGCCCGGCGGAACGGGCAGGCCAAGATTGGCCATCTCGGCCAGATTGGCGCCCTTACCGCCCAGCAGGTTCTTCATATCGGCCCGTCCTTCGGTGGCACCGGCCCCGAAGCTGTAGACCCACTTGGATTCACCCTGGCTCGCCATCGCGGAATTCCTCTCGCCCCATGGTCGTCCGGCATGCGGGTGCTCCCCTTGTGCTCCACGGGCGATCCACCGGGCGGTTGTTTTCCGCTCAGCGAAACGTCGTGGTCAGTTTGCTTGACCGCACATGCCGCTGAGTGGACCTTCTATCGCCCCAAACGTTGGGACACAAGACAGTCGCGTGGTCTAGAACGGGATGACCTGCGCTTTGCCGGCAAAGGAGCGTTGCGACTATATCGTATTGCCGGATCCCCATTACTCCGGCGGAACCGCATAAGCACCGATTCGAATGGTGAAATGCGGTCGAAGTACCCCGTAAATCCAAAGAAAAACGGGACCATTTCCACTGCAAATGTTTCAGATGCTGAAGCAGGCGTCGGCTGGACATTCGACCCAGTGCTTGCCCTCCCCCCTCAGCCAGTCCGCCAGCGCCGCCGCCGGCATCGGCCGGGCGAAGCGGTAGCCCTGGCCGATGGCGCAACCCTCCGCCTCCAGCATGAGGTGCTGGGCCTCGCGCTCCACCCCCTCCGCGACGACGGTCAGGCCCAGCGCCTCGCCGATCTGGATGATGGCGCGCACCAGCGGCCGGTTGGCGGCGTCGATGTCCAGTTCCTTGACGAAGCTGCGGTCGATCTTCAGTTCGCCGACGGGGAAACGCTTCAGGTAGCTCAAGGACGAATAGCCGGTGCCGAAATCGTCGATCGACAGGGTGACGCCCAGCGCATGCAGGGCATCCAGCGCGTCATGGACGCCGACCTCCTCAGTCATCATCAGCCGCTCGGTGATCTCCAGCGTCAGGTCGTTGGCCGGGATGCCGTTGGCGGCCAGCGCGGCACGGACCTGATCCGGCAAGTCGCCGCGGGCGAAGCGGACGGCGGAGACGTTCACCGCCAGCCCCGGCACCGGCACCCCCGCCGCGCGCCAGCGGCCGAGCTGCGCCACCGAAGTCTGCAGTACCCAGCTGTCCAGCCGGTCGATCAGCCCGCATTCCTCGGCCAGCGGCACGAACTCCACCGGCGACACCGCGCCCCAGCGCGGGTGGGTCCAGCGGATCAGCGCCTCCACCCGATGCAGGCAATGCGGCTTCAGCCGGACCTGGGGCTGGTAATGCAGCTCGAACGGTGCCTCCCCGTCCGGGCATCCGGCCTCCTGGCGGTCCAGCGCCTCGCGCAGAGCCGCCTCCATCTCCAGCCGGCGCACCGCCTGTTCGTTCATGTCGCGGCGGAAGAAATGACAGCGGTTGCGGCCGGCCTGCTTGGCCCGGTACATCGCCGCGTCGGCCTGGCGCAGCAGCGTGTCGAAATCCATGCCGTCGTCGGGATGCACGGCGATGCCGATGCTGGCGGTCGGGGTCAGCGTCAGATCGGCGACCGTCAGCGGCACCGACAGGGTGGCCAGCACCCGTTCGGCCAGCAGGGACGCATGGGCGGCGTCGCAGCCCGGCAGCAATGCTACGAACTCGTCCCCGCCCAGCCGGGCCAGAGTGTCGCCCTCGATGAACAGTCGCTCCAGCCGGGTCGCCACCTCCAC
The Azospirillum sp. TSA2s DNA segment above includes these coding regions:
- a CDS encoding IS66 family transposase codes for the protein MTVPPRYRLSDAEKDALLIEQAALIERMAARIAELEALVGKPKKTSANSHIPPSQDGPGGKTGKAKRGRKPRPSRPGVARPLTPDPDRTERRLAEECPHCQTALLAAGQRCRHRYDHIDLPEVRPVVTRVELFGGRCGSCGRRYRAEPPAAMPPGTPFGPGIRSLLAYLHHSHHVGFERLSRLLKEVFGLSISEGAIANAFRRMGSAFDTACAAIKTKLLTAPVIASDETTTRVDGVTHWQWVFQSDEAVLHTIAPSRGRAVAADILGDHRPEVWVSDRYAGQQELGQVHQVCLAHVLRDVQYAIDCGDSVVAPKLRDHLRWAIRVGKRRPELKDSTLAAYAAKAERRLDALLGVPAAHPAGRELQRQIKAWRGKFFVFLSDRRVPPTNNVSEQEIRPSVIFRKVTNGFRSDWGPGIHAGYRSVTGTARRQGQSAWTAIRNLIDGTFVVA
- a CDS encoding type II toxin-antitoxin system RelE/ParE family toxin, with protein sequence MHTVLFHTAFAAEFRALPRAVRIDLAAAAKVLGERGPALGRPHVDTLNGSRHANMKELRFKSNGGVWRVAFAFDPTRNAVVLVAGDKSGVSEKRFYASLIATADSRYDDHLSDLKGAKP
- a CDS encoding XRE family transcriptional regulator, with translation MTATIPFDQILSEMTDDERAAVDARAAGMLAEIDGLAELRRLAELTQGQVAETLNVKQPTVHQIEKRADLYLSTLRRFVEAAGGELELRVSLPGKGAFKLTGIGELTSGSRR
- the ppdK gene encoding pyruvate, phosphate dikinase, which encodes MASQGESKWVYSFGAGATEGRADMKNLLGGKGANLAEMANLGLPVPPGFTITTELCTYFYANGRSYPPELTAQVNAAIARLEQAMDARFGDPVNPLLVSVRSGARASMPGMMDTVLNLGLNDATAAGLAKRSGDGRFAYDSYRRFIQMYSNVVLDVEHHHFEDILDNHKRDKSYNLDTDLSAEDWQAVIEDYKKAVERELGRPFPQDVQEQLWGAIGAVFGSWMNARAITYRKLHDIPADWGTAVNVQCMVFGNMGNDCATGVAFTRNPSTGENAFYGEYLVNAQGEDVVAGIRTPQHLTVAGKIANKSDLPAMEEVMPEVFNQLNEVRLKLEKHYRDMQDIEFTVQQNKLFMLQTRNGKRTAPAALKIAVDLANEGVIDQNEAVRRIDPASLDQLLHPTLDPKADRKVIAKGLPASPGAASGKVVFTADEAEQMAGKGESVILCRIETSPEDIHGMHAARGILTSRGGMTSHAAVVARGMGRACVSGAGDLRIDYKTKQMAVRGVTVKEGDIVTIDGSTGEVMLGEVPTIQPELSGDFATLMGWADSIRRMKIRANAETPLDARTARKFGAEGIGLSRTEHMFFDPERILAVREMILAEDEAGRRKALAKLEPFQKKDFVDLFTIMTGLPVTIRLLDPPLHEFLPNTEEDMAEVAQATGTDPLRVRHRTIQLHEANPMLGHRGCRLGISYPEIYEMQARAIFAAAAEVAKTTGEAVIPEVMIPLIITKKEFDILKAVIDRAAEQVKAETGVTVEYLTGTMIEIPRAALKAGEIAESAEFFSYGTNDLTQTTLGLSRDDAGSFLPEYQRQGILEQDPFQSLDVTGVGELVEIATERGRKVRPDIKLGICGEHGGDPASISFCEKIGLTYVSCSPYRVPIARLAAAQAALNSDTVKRD
- a CDS encoding bifunctional diguanylate cyclase/phosphodiesterase, producing the protein MDSAGTALDDRLPSDRLLRVTAAQWSAALVWTSADGTIVGANPGFARLAGAPLDALIGRPLPGLLDFGGRDWQAVWDGAQENDHPPPGTAALRVPRRDPVPVDLHWQHLTDGEDVLLLCEMRDFDERERAEAVARLQQNVLELVAAGRSLKQVLDFLCRQVEACAPEVACSVMLRDDENRMRVAAAPSLPVVYANAIDGLAIGPDVGCCGSAMSRGEAVMSVDIAEDPRWAPYREVPLAHGLAACWSNPIKGRDARMLGSFALYYRERRPAAPFHRRLVEACVHLCALAIEHDRARAEINRLAYFDTLTGLPNRQLLADRATAALALAGRTRQPVTLMFLDIDRFKTVNDSLGHAVGDRLLVEVATRLERLFIEGDTLARLGGDEFVALLPGCDAAHASLLAERVLATLSVPLTVADLTLTPTASIGIAVHPDDGMDFDTLLRQADAAMYRAKQAGRNRCHFFRRDMNEQAVRRLEMEAALREALDRQEAGCPDGEAPFELHYQPQVRLKPHCLHRVEALIRWTHPRWGAVSPVEFVPLAEECGLIDRLDSWVLQTSVAQLGRWRAAGVPVPGLAVNVSAVRFARGDLPDQVRAALAANGIPANDLTLEITERLMMTEEVGVHDALDALHALGVTLSIDDFGTGYSSLSYLKRFPVGELKIDRSFVKELDIDAANRPLVRAIIQIGEALGLTVVAEGVEREAQHLMLEAEGCAIGQGYRFARPMPAAALADWLRGEGKHWVECPADACFSI